In Humulus lupulus chromosome 7, drHumLupu1.1, whole genome shotgun sequence, the following are encoded in one genomic region:
- the LOC133792489 gene encoding uncharacterized protein LOC133792489, translating into MSEYLRQMHTWADVLALARNPYPESQLITNVLNGLDSEYLSIVVQIEAHSDMSWHALQDILLSFDSRLERLHALSPPSKLLKELSPSTNVATQSTPSPSCSPSSGCASPGGRSDRGSGSRSRSRGGKGNSSRPTCQVCGRYGHSGMVCNNLFDESYIGSDPNQSQSSRSQTQLLLLPLRKQSITMLDMSIVGLAITSPLTLPS; encoded by the coding sequence ATGTCGGAATACCTCCGTCAAATGCATACGTGGGCCGATGTCCTTGCCCTTGCACGTAATCCCTATCCCGAGTCCCAATTGATTACTAATGTTCTTAATGGCTTGGATTCAGAGTATTTGTCCATTGTGGTTCAAATCGAGGCCCATTCTGACATGTCGTGGCATGCTCTCCAAGACATTCTTCTCAGTTTTGACAGTCGTTTGGAGCGCCTTCATGCTCTCTCTCCTCCCTCTAAGTTGTTGAAGGAGCTCAGCCCCTCTACTAATGTGGCCACTCAGTCTACTCCCTCTCCGTCTTGCTCTCCTTCTAGTGGTTGTGCTTCCCCTGGTGGTCGCTCTGATCGTGGCAGTGGTTCTCGCTCTCGTAGCAGGGGTGGTAAAGGAAATAGTTCCCGACCAACTTGCCAAGTGTGTGGCAGATATGGGCATTCTGGTATGGTATGCAATAATCTATTCGATGAGTCCTATATAGGTTCGGATCCAAACCAATCTCAGTCTTCACGAAGCCAAACCCAGCTACTTTTGTTGCCTCTCCGGAAACAGTCGATCACAATGCTTGATATGTCGATAGTGGGGCTAGCAATCACCTCACCGCTGACCTTGCCAAGTTGA